In Gammaproteobacteria bacterium, one DNA window encodes the following:
- a CDS encoding MBL fold metallo-hydrolase translates to MQFTQIRNATLKINYGGKKILIDPWLAEKGALPGFGGTINEHIRNPTSELPMPINEIIDVDAVILTHDHPDHWDDAAKKAIPKDMLIFTQHEKDAKAVKSAGFNNVQILNEVNDYEGITLIKTLGQHGRPKVVEDMKELLGEVSGIILKHPDEKTFYIAGDTVWCEEVENTLSKYHPDVVVLNSCDAQVIGNESIIMGKEDIYEVYKAAPEATIIASHMEAVNHATLTRKELGEFLRAKEMTQRVLVPHDGESYTF, encoded by the coding sequence ATGCAATTTACTCAAATCAGAAATGCCACACTTAAAATTAATTATGGTGGTAAGAAAATATTAATTGATCCTTGGTTAGCGGAAAAAGGAGCCTTGCCGGGGTTTGGCGGGACGATCAATGAACATATTCGCAACCCAACGTCAGAATTACCTATGCCAATCAATGAAATAATTGATGTGGATGCGGTTATCTTAACGCATGATCATCCAGATCATTGGGATGATGCGGCTAAAAAGGCAATTCCTAAAGACATGTTGATTTTTACCCAACATGAAAAAGATGCAAAAGCCGTAAAATCTGCCGGATTTAACAATGTTCAGATACTAAATGAAGTCAATGATTATGAGGGTATTACGCTGATTAAAACATTGGGACAACATGGAAGGCCGAAGGTAGTAGAGGATATGAAAGAATTGCTGGGAGAAGTGAGCGGTATCATTCTCAAACATCCCGACGAAAAAACATTTTATATCGCTGGAGATACGGTCTGGTGTGAAGAAGTCGAGAATACCTTGAGCAAATATCATCCTGATGTGGTTGTATTAAATAGTTGTGATGCACAAGTTATTGGTAATGAATCTATTATTATGGGCAAGGAAGATATTTATGAGGTCTACAAAGCCGCTCCTGAAGCAACTATTATTGCAAGCCACATGGAAGCAGTGAATCATGCCACTTTAACCAGAAAAGAGCTGGGTGAATTTCTCAGAGCAAAGGAAATGACGCAACGAGTATTAGTACCCCATGATGGTGAATCATATACGTTCTGA
- a CDS encoding transposase — MLCTAHPKIAPGQIVRVFKSITARELFKKRPEDLWNGEFWTDGYYRNCRGKSGLECS; from the coding sequence ATACTTTGTACAGCGCATCCGAAGATTGCACCGGGTCAGATTGTAAGGGTGTTCAAGAGCATTACAGCGCGAGAATTGTTTAAGAAGAGGCCGGAAGACCTGTGGAATGGAGAGTTTTGGACGGATGGCTATTATCGCAACTGTAGGGGGAAGAGCGGATTGGAATGTAGTTGA
- a CDS encoding 3'-kinase encodes MFEPYLRRWNLLPDGDPIVTRGSYLLPVRMDGHINGNPAMLKIVMDTEEKFGGLVMQWWNGDGAARVYAYEGDALLMERAQGANSLMQMACNGQDDEASRIACNVIAKLHQPRSMPPPELIPLNIWFEALESAAQREGGVLLESLAAARELLASPHDIVVLHGDIHHENVLDFGSRGWLAIDPKRIIGERGYDYANLLCNPELPSVTDPIRFIRQSYVIAQAANLERRRLLQWTLAYAGLSASWFLEDDDRQNADSDFSIAELALQALSTEANNHDDLH; translated from the coding sequence ATGTTTGAACCTTATTTAAGACGATGGAATCTCCTTCCCGATGGCGACCCCATTGTCACGCGCGGCAGCTATTTATTGCCAGTGCGTATGGATGGGCACATAAATGGCAATCCTGCCATGCTGAAAATTGTCATGGATACCGAAGAAAAATTTGGCGGTTTAGTCATGCAATGGTGGAATGGCGATGGCGCAGCGCGAGTGTATGCTTACGAAGGTGATGCACTACTGATGGAACGGGCTCAAGGAGCTAATTCTCTCATGCAGATGGCATGCAATGGTCAAGATGATGAGGCTAGCCGCATTGCTTGCAATGTAATCGCCAAACTACACCAACCCCGATCTATGCCGCCGCCAGAGCTTATCCCATTAAATATTTGGTTTGAGGCGTTAGAGTCGGCTGCACAGCGCGAAGGGGGCGTGCTTCTTGAAAGTTTAGCTGCCGCCCGCGAGTTGTTGGCCTCACCGCACGACATTGTAGTGCTGCATGGTGACATACATCATGAAAACGTATTAGATTTTGGTTCGCGCGGTTGGCTTGCCATCGACCCGAAGCGCATAATCGGTGAGCGCGGCTATGATTATGCGAATCTTCTGTGCAATCCGGAATTACCATCGGTCACTGATCCCATCAGATTTATTCGCCAATCTTACGTGATTGCGCAAGCTGCTAATTTGGAACGACGGCGCTTATTGCAGTGGACATTGGCATATGCTGGCTTATCGGCTTCATGGTTTTTGGAAGATGATGATCGCCAAAACGCAGATTCGGATTTTTCCATTGCTGAACTAGCACTGCAAGCCCTGTCAACGGAAGCGAATAATCATGACGATCTCCATTGA
- a CDS encoding DNA adenine methylase, producing MASEPLKIRSLSGSLLRYPGGKGRHAKILVSIFKLNKLQPKTFIEPFCGGASISLNLLEADAVETISLNDLDPMIASLWKAVFSTSDSKWLCEQVMTAPLTLEYWDYQKSKTPQTLREQAFQCLYLNRTSFSGLLHKHAGPIGGRKQDRWTIGCRFNREKLAARIEKLSSYADRVNFIENKPWRNFICQSITSSCFLYFDPPYYNKADRLYRYVFDENEHAALYEYLHNFCDIPWVLSYDDSKIIRDMYLSGKQVNGCIIDSTYSTHPIGGNSFIGRELLLTNLKTLPKFDTNYYHSGISIRDFDAKSSKFMNQTNNFIPV from the coding sequence GTGGCATCAGAACCTCTCAAAATTAGATCCCTTTCTGGCAGTTTATTGAGATACCCGGGTGGAAAAGGCCGACATGCTAAAATACTCGTGTCTATTTTTAAGCTGAACAAACTGCAACCGAAAACATTTATTGAACCATTCTGTGGTGGAGCTTCAATTTCTCTAAACCTACTGGAAGCTGATGCAGTTGAAACAATTAGTCTAAATGACTTAGATCCAATGATCGCATCTCTATGGAAAGCTGTTTTTTCTACCTCCGATAGCAAATGGCTTTGCGAGCAAGTAATGACCGCTCCTTTGACACTTGAATACTGGGATTATCAAAAATCAAAAACTCCTCAAACACTTAGAGAACAGGCATTCCAATGCCTCTATCTCAACAGAACCTCTTTTTCTGGTTTATTACATAAGCATGCAGGTCCTATTGGAGGAAGAAAACAGGATCGCTGGACAATTGGATGTAGATTCAATCGAGAAAAATTGGCTGCACGGATAGAAAAATTGTCTAGTTATGCAGATAGGGTAAATTTTATTGAAAATAAACCTTGGAGGAATTTTATCTGTCAAAGCATTACTTCCTCATGTTTTCTTTATTTTGACCCCCCCTACTACAACAAGGCGGATAGACTTTATAGATATGTATTTGATGAAAATGAACACGCTGCATTATATGAATATTTACATAATTTTTGCGATATTCCTTGGGTTTTATCGTATGATGATTCAAAAATTATTCGTGATATGTATCTGTCTGGAAAACAAGTTAACGGCTGCATAATTGATAGTACATACTCAACCCATCCAATTGGTGGGAATTCATTTATTGGAAGAGAGCTACTATTAACTAACCTGAAAACTTTGCCAAAGTTTGATACGAACTATTATCACAGTGGAATTTCAATAAGAGATTTTGATGCTAAGTCATCAAAATTTATGAATCAAACAAATAATTTCATTCCAGTGTAA
- a CDS encoding nucleoside triphosphate pyrophosphohydrolase gives MSKNIINGLTPINNILLVHKDEIIELLPDQVSTELVGEKAFGLACIPSLWTLPFFVVSGELVASASKMDHSQLHLLIAEWFLELTFALKKTGLDNETHLTLRSSGINESIQNRGKFHTKIARSNKLADDLISWLVQIISDETLRNEQINLIIQKYSLVSAKGHLSNERRCSKESRDWLGEIENEKEPFQINLRNWRSKENNFESALKPLDCNIKISLQNVLKKAASWGTAHQCRLHFEWVWDGKIIYLVQADVESLLGNFDPVKHCKKNNQSHFSFVPKILSKISKEHGRKYHKINNVFTYMELDLPITSLYVLDNQGVIKEISNGNFQEELLHDIGELVRSSLVIRTDIVSDELSNKQLLPRTHEVRNIEDAKEWLISKSKILLSQVSGPIELAFIFHNFIPAEASAFAFSAPGERKVQIEALWGIPEGLYYNSHDNYIVDTLYSDIDKASTSIDNYVLTEKKNFKRNCVAPNENGTWINQAISKPYDWKSSIRYKKWIRKIACDSRLISTQEDKPLSIMWFVGVPKEFSTASVLPWYHEEYDLKKIQRSHGHRNKTHFDKIFEIKNFEDIAKLEALVDSNDKSIRRVLVKPQDEILLRDRNALQKIGGLVKKIDAVIFLEGATLSHAYYQLLQTGANVEAGTTFKGDNEQQVFNKLVRDKIPQKIESGGELVKAERLIGDDLLRALCEKLVEESLEVLDAKDHDSIIEELSDVQEVIDGILNSLKADMSEVTKAKERKLNKVGGFKDGVVLVKTTNPLPSTKYNLDSSQNSLPLNEFQSVSNYAPYRRSETRINKWTDKREHAATKEILLKVTAPIVLDSWKSETPQFFIGDKTISAEITTIRKKGDLEISLSVFAQQTQLKLF, from the coding sequence ATGTCAAAAAATATTATTAATGGATTAACTCCTATCAATAATATTCTATTGGTACATAAAGATGAAATTATTGAATTATTACCCGATCAAGTTTCAACTGAATTAGTAGGTGAAAAAGCTTTCGGTCTTGCTTGTATTCCATCTTTATGGACACTCCCATTTTTTGTAGTCTCTGGAGAGCTTGTAGCATCTGCAAGCAAGATGGATCACTCACAACTTCATTTGCTAATTGCAGAATGGTTTCTCGAACTAACTTTTGCACTTAAAAAGACTGGATTAGATAATGAAACGCATCTAACTTTGAGATCTTCCGGGATAAACGAATCTATCCAGAATCGAGGAAAATTCCATACAAAAATAGCAAGATCCAATAAACTAGCTGATGACCTAATAAGTTGGCTAGTACAGATCATCTCAGATGAAACGCTAAGAAACGAACAAATAAATCTTATTATTCAGAAATACTCGTTGGTTTCTGCCAAAGGTCATCTATCAAATGAACGAAGATGCTCCAAAGAATCAAGAGATTGGTTAGGTGAAATAGAAAATGAAAAAGAGCCATTTCAAATTAATTTGCGCAATTGGCGAAGTAAAGAAAATAATTTTGAGTCTGCGCTAAAACCCCTAGATTGTAATATCAAAATATCTCTACAAAATGTTTTAAAGAAAGCAGCATCATGGGGAACTGCACATCAATGTCGATTGCATTTTGAATGGGTATGGGATGGCAAAATCATATATTTGGTTCAGGCTGATGTTGAAAGTTTATTAGGAAATTTTGATCCTGTAAAACACTGTAAAAAAAATAATCAATCACATTTTTCCTTCGTGCCCAAAATACTTTCTAAAATATCGAAAGAACATGGTAGGAAGTATCATAAGATTAACAATGTTTTTACTTATATGGAACTTGATCTTCCGATAACCAGTTTATATGTTCTAGATAATCAGGGAGTAATAAAAGAAATTTCTAATGGAAATTTCCAAGAAGAGTTATTACACGATATTGGTGAATTGGTAAGATCCTCATTGGTTATAAGAACCGATATTGTTAGTGATGAACTATCAAATAAACAGCTTCTTCCTCGCACACATGAAGTCAGAAATATTGAAGATGCAAAAGAATGGTTAATAAGTAAATCTAAAATTCTTTTGAGTCAAGTTTCAGGGCCTATAGAATTAGCTTTCATTTTTCATAACTTTATTCCTGCTGAAGCATCAGCTTTTGCTTTCTCTGCACCAGGGGAAAGGAAAGTCCAAATTGAAGCTTTATGGGGTATTCCCGAAGGATTGTATTACAACTCACATGATAATTATATTGTTGACACACTATATTCAGATATCGATAAGGCTAGTACATCAATCGACAATTACGTTCTCACAGAGAAGAAGAACTTTAAACGTAATTGTGTTGCCCCAAATGAAAATGGTACATGGATAAATCAAGCAATTTCCAAACCGTATGATTGGAAAAGCAGCATTAGATATAAAAAATGGATCCGAAAAATAGCTTGTGATTCTAGACTGATATCGACTCAAGAAGATAAGCCACTAAGCATCATGTGGTTTGTTGGTGTCCCAAAGGAATTTTCTACAGCTTCGGTTTTACCTTGGTATCATGAAGAATATGACTTAAAAAAAATACAAAGAAGTCATGGTCATAGAAATAAAACGCATTTTGATAAAATATTTGAAATTAAAAATTTTGAAGATATTGCAAAACTAGAAGCACTTGTAGATTCGAATGACAAGAGTATTAGAAGAGTGCTTGTAAAACCTCAAGATGAAATATTGTTACGTGATAGAAATGCATTACAAAAAATTGGTGGGCTAGTTAAAAAAATTGATGCTGTTATTTTTCTAGAAGGGGCTACTCTTTCTCATGCTTATTATCAACTTCTTCAAACGGGCGCAAATGTAGAAGCAGGTACTACATTTAAAGGTGATAATGAGCAGCAGGTATTTAATAAGTTAGTTAGAGACAAGATCCCTCAAAAAATTGAATCGGGTGGAGAACTTGTAAAAGCTGAACGTTTAATAGGTGATGACCTATTAAGAGCTTTATGTGAAAAACTGGTAGAAGAATCTCTTGAAGTTTTAGATGCGAAAGATCATGACTCAATAATCGAAGAATTATCAGATGTCCAAGAAGTTATAGATGGGATATTAAATAGTTTAAAAGCAGACATGTCCGAAGTCACAAAAGCAAAGGAAAGAAAACTAAATAAAGTTGGTGGATTTAAGGATGGTGTTGTTCTCGTAAAAACCACAAATCCATTGCCTTCTACAAAATACAATTTAGATTCTTCTCAAAATTCACTGCCTCTAAACGAATTTCAGAGTGTCTCTAATTATGCACCTTATCGTCGTTCCGAAACTAGAATAAATAAATGGACTGATAAAAGAGAACATGCGGCAACTAAGGAAATTTTATTAAAAGTTACAGCACCAATTGTACTTGACTCATGGAAGAGCGAAACACCGCAATTTTTTATTGGAGATAAAACCATAAGTGCGGAAATCACCACAATTAGAAAAAAAGGGGATCTAGAAATATCACTTTCAGTTTTTGCACAGCAAACACAACTAAAGCTTTTCTAA
- a CDS encoding DNA repair protein RadC: protein MRDNMLKIPGNPFDSDEGDLYEKIETRPGTTDKQKKAGRGAYTELLEAHARWAGGTLLGCDFPKDFKEKGGTTFLNQRIKSGHDLAIMTQILRDPRYETLRIFYTRMNRIIHHTAVSSRLPGAVYLEKIGHAKHDLGVLVGKTRRHVKADGYWLLHNHPSGSATPSSQDVRLTEILASTVPSFKGHVVINTSQYSVIDKDGHVDFVAWMGDQAGGYQNNHYKSHELLLEKIASPEDLAKIGHALKKRDQFFNFIGLSATGFVLSLSELPLSVLERPQNLLLARLQNFARNSGVNTVFAITNTNDYRHPVLSKACEAGILKDVLTVEGSDYRSLREEGLFASMPGEISAILRKPRSFVKEDGGLTKLRGKGRNR from the coding sequence ATGCGCGATAATATGCTGAAGATTCCAGGAAACCCATTCGATTCTGATGAAGGTGATCTTTATGAAAAAATTGAGACTCGTCCCGGTACTACAGACAAGCAAAAGAAAGCAGGAAGAGGTGCCTATACAGAACTGCTTGAAGCTCATGCTCGATGGGCAGGTGGCACCTTATTGGGTTGTGATTTCCCAAAAGACTTCAAAGAAAAAGGAGGAACCACTTTCCTGAATCAGCGCATCAAGTCAGGCCATGATCTGGCAATAATGACGCAAATATTACGCGATCCGCGTTATGAGACACTGAGAATCTTCTATACCCGTATGAATCGCATCATTCATCATACGGCTGTGAGTTCCAGATTGCCGGGTGCAGTCTATTTGGAAAAGATTGGGCATGCCAAACATGATCTGGGTGTTTTAGTAGGAAAGACTAGACGACATGTTAAAGCAGATGGTTACTGGTTATTGCATAATCATCCATCGGGTAGTGCTACGCCATCGAGTCAGGATGTCAGACTCACAGAGATACTGGCATCAACTGTTCCGAGTTTCAAAGGCCATGTGGTAATCAATACCAGTCAATACAGTGTCATTGATAAAGACGGTCATGTCGATTTTGTGGCTTGGATGGGTGATCAGGCAGGAGGTTATCAGAATAATCATTATAAAAGTCATGAGCTGCTTTTGGAGAAAATAGCCTCACCGGAGGATCTGGCAAAGATAGGTCATGCTTTAAAAAAGCGAGATCAGTTTTTTAACTTCATAGGGCTTAGTGCAACAGGTTTTGTATTGTCGTTAAGTGAGTTACCCCTGTCTGTATTGGAGCGTCCTCAAAATCTGCTTCTGGCACGACTACAAAATTTTGCACGCAATTCTGGCGTCAATACGGTATTTGCCATCACGAACACCAATGATTACAGACACCCGGTATTATCCAAAGCCTGTGAAGCTGGCATCTTAAAAGATGTGCTAACCGTAGAGGGCTCTGATTATCGTTCATTGCGGGAAGAAGGATTATTTGCGTCAATGCCCGGTGAAATAAGCGCCATTCTTAGAAAGCCCAGATCCTTTGTGAAGGAAGATGGCGGATTAACCAAGTTAAGGGGCAAAGGACGCAATAGGTAG
- a CDS encoding DUF1738 domain-containing protein, with amino-acid sequence MKEAKKAFHEQVAENLIEQLKKGVAPWQKPWKPGDLLAVLPMNPTTGKRYRGINSLNLMSRAHTDPRWLTYKQAVSLGAQVRKGEKSTLVQYWKFTDERIKTDDNNNPVLNSEGNPIKEQVRLERPRVFYAAVFNAQQMDNLPELDIKAPDWDPLERAERILQASHAVIRHGEADRAFYRPSTDSIHLPHKHQFPTPDRYYATALHELGHWTGHELRLSRDLSHPFGSEDYAKEELRAEIASMLLSGELGIGHDPGQHVAYVNSWIKALQEDPTEIFRAAADAEKIQDYVLALSQQQEIAQKIDKQEATKMDQIKQNTTAYLLNLSPDLATIASRNIKLLNELTQDMSKKDQDAIILVADALKFSRGGGIDNLEFEEVAKDKLGFSIPASWNGQLQIQGNIIQTDENGIKSIVSADSINMEPQFWGVTMQRDDQTFQWVRDCESKQEAQDLTDLLALIDVAAEQNEHEKAIKLANIHENRIRNDPISTGVSISGAKTEQDDDNARQYLIVPYTEKDLAKSAGARWDKKAHAWYVGSEADIQTLQRWLPENVSRQQEPAIDPHVEFAELLRAQGCRVDGNHPVMDGGTHRIKVEGDKPGEKSGFYVAHLDGHPAGYFKNNRTGIEIRWKAKGYSLTDEQKAELIAQAAIKQQNRKAEQHAQQIKVADAIQQLLTIAPAADSEHPYLKEKHARPGDLRIVPQNVHDLPTDSIIKIGQNWQEVRLLREENPDSIVLTAGDLLLAVQDIHGQIWSAQTIQPSGAKLFAAGSKKENNFHVAGNAGQGLDAAINKLPAIVIAEGYATADTLSQGLNYPVIAAFDSGNLPKVAQDLHHKYPHKPIVIAGDDDYHLESTLGKNPGKEKALEAATLVNGAVVFPIFAPGERNSRKLNDFNDLANKSALGIEAVKRQVGSVVEKISQQAKQDSLLKLQVPIEPKQQEIKQKRALTR; translated from the coding sequence ATGAAAGAGGCTAAGAAGGCTTTTCATGAACAAGTCGCCGAGAATCTGATTGAGCAACTTAAAAAAGGTGTTGCGCCTTGGCAAAAGCCCTGGAAACCCGGTGATCTGCTGGCCGTATTACCCATGAATCCAACAACGGGTAAGCGCTATCGAGGCATTAATAGCCTGAATCTGATGAGTCGTGCACATACCGATCCACGTTGGCTAACCTACAAGCAAGCGGTAAGTCTGGGGGCACAGGTGCGCAAAGGTGAAAAAAGCACGCTCGTGCAATACTGGAAATTCACCGATGAACGCATCAAAACCGATGACAACAATAATCCTGTACTAAATAGTGAAGGTAATCCTATTAAAGAACAGGTCAGACTGGAGCGTCCCAGGGTGTTTTATGCCGCCGTATTTAATGCGCAGCAGATGGATAATCTGCCAGAACTCGATATAAAAGCCCCTGACTGGGATCCACTGGAGCGGGCAGAACGCATATTACAAGCATCCCATGCCGTGATCCGCCATGGCGAGGCTGATCGTGCATTTTACCGGCCATCAACTGACAGTATCCACTTACCCCATAAGCACCAGTTTCCGACCCCCGATCGCTACTACGCAACCGCCCTGCATGAACTGGGCCACTGGACAGGTCATGAATTGCGCTTAAGTCGTGATCTATCGCATCCATTTGGAAGCGAAGACTATGCCAAAGAAGAATTACGTGCCGAGATTGCCAGCATGTTGCTCAGCGGTGAGCTGGGTATTGGTCATGATCCGGGGCAGCATGTGGCTTATGTAAATTCATGGATCAAAGCGCTGCAGGAGGATCCGACAGAGATATTTCGTGCTGCTGCTGATGCGGAAAAAATCCAGGATTATGTACTGGCATTGTCACAACAACAGGAAATTGCACAGAAAATTGATAAGCAGGAGGCAACCAAAATGGATCAAATCAAGCAAAACACCACAGCTTATTTACTGAATCTCTCACCTGATCTGGCCACCATCGCATCTCGCAATATCAAACTGTTGAATGAGTTGACACAGGATATGTCAAAAAAGGATCAGGATGCCATCATTCTGGTTGCCGATGCACTCAAATTTTCGAGGGGCGGCGGCATTGATAACCTGGAGTTTGAAGAGGTGGCAAAAGACAAACTGGGTTTTAGCATTCCTGCTAGCTGGAATGGACAATTACAGATTCAGGGTAACATCATTCAAACCGATGAAAATGGTATTAAGTCTATAGTATCCGCTGATTCAATAAACATGGAGCCACAATTTTGGGGCGTGACTATGCAGCGTGATGATCAGACCTTTCAATGGGTGAGAGACTGTGAATCCAAACAAGAAGCGCAAGATTTAACGGATCTGCTCGCACTTATAGATGTCGCTGCAGAACAAAATGAACATGAAAAGGCCATTAAGCTTGCCAACATCCATGAAAACCGCATTCGAAATGATCCAATTAGCACTGGAGTATCGATATCAGGAGCCAAGACCGAGCAAGATGATGACAATGCTCGTCAATATTTGATTGTTCCTTATACGGAAAAGGATTTGGCGAAATCTGCTGGCGCTCGTTGGGACAAGAAGGCCCATGCCTGGTATGTAGGGTCAGAAGCAGATATTCAAACATTACAACGTTGGCTGCCGGAGAATGTTTCCAGACAGCAGGAACCGGCTATCGATCCTCACGTGGAATTTGCTGAATTGCTGCGCGCTCAAGGTTGCCGGGTTGATGGCAATCATCCGGTGATGGATGGCGGCACACACAGAATTAAAGTTGAAGGTGACAAGCCGGGTGAGAAATCAGGTTTTTATGTGGCGCATCTGGATGGTCATCCTGCCGGATATTTCAAGAACAATCGAACCGGTATTGAAATTCGCTGGAAGGCTAAGGGGTATTCGTTAACGGATGAGCAGAAAGCCGAGCTGATCGCCCAAGCTGCTATCAAGCAGCAGAACAGAAAAGCCGAACAACATGCACAGCAAATTAAAGTTGCTGATGCAATTCAGCAATTGCTGACTATCGCACCTGCTGCCGATTCCGAACATCCTTATCTGAAAGAGAAGCATGCCCGGCCAGGCGATTTAAGAATCGTGCCGCAGAATGTGCATGATTTGCCAACCGATTCAATCATCAAAATTGGTCAGAACTGGCAGGAAGTCAGGCTACTACGTGAGGAAAATCCAGACAGTATTGTACTGACTGCCGGTGATTTATTGCTGGCTGTACAAGATATTCATGGTCAGATCTGGAGTGCGCAAACGATACAACCCAGTGGTGCAAAGCTTTTTGCAGCGGGTAGCAAGAAAGAGAATAACTTTCATGTGGCGGGTAATGCAGGTCAGGGATTGGATGCAGCAATTAACAAATTACCTGCCATTGTAATTGCTGAAGGTTATGCCACCGCAGATACATTATCTCAGGGGCTGAATTATCCTGTCATAGCTGCATTTGATTCAGGTAACTTGCCCAAAGTTGCGCAGGATTTACATCATAAATACCCGCACAAGCCAATCGTTATCGCAGGCGACGATGATTATCATCTGGAATCCACCCTTGGCAAAAATCCCGGCAAGGAAAAAGCGTTGGAAGCAGCGACATTGGTAAATGGGGCTGTGGTATTTCCGATTTTTGCGCCGGGTGAACGGAACTCAAGGAAATTAAATGATTTTAATGATCTCGCCAATAAAAGCGCGTTGGGTATTGAGGCAGTCAAACGACAAGTTGGATCGGTTGTTGAAAAAATATCTCAGCAGGCTAAGCAGGACAGCTTATTGAAGTTACAAGTCCCTATTGAACCTAAGCAGCAGGAAATCAAGCAAAAACGTGCATTGACCAGGTAA
- a CDS encoding conjugal transfer protein TraD, translated as MDRPQIDAETNNPDITEIIQEKLLDAEIPGFQAEFDPLEAERLGAFTEDALSEQDALDSGIDHTAEVDDERG; from the coding sequence ATGGATAGACCGCAGATTGATGCTGAAACCAACAATCCTGACATAACAGAAATCATTCAGGAAAAACTACTCGATGCAGAAATACCGGGCTTCCAGGCTGAATTTGATCCCTTAGAGGCTGAAAGGCTGGGCGCATTCACGGAAGATGCTTTGAGTGAACAAGATGCGCTGGATAGCGGCATTGATCATACAGCGGAGGTTGACGATGAAAGAGGCTAA
- the traF gene encoding conjugative transfer signal peptidase TraF, which produces MKKTIKILVVFVLAVSVSLFVLSIGARISGIYINSTPSLPVGFYKVVDEPILSGAYVAFCPPQNVVFDMAKDRSYINRGDCPGGYGLLLKRVFAQSGDVVSINQAGIFVNSEHLPNSAQLTADADGQPLPQYRLQAVLDDSEYLLLSDLNSQSFDARYFGLIARDQIQQVVRPVFTWSH; this is translated from the coding sequence ATGAAAAAAACAATCAAAATCCTGGTTGTATTTGTTCTAGCAGTGAGCGTTAGCCTATTTGTGCTGAGTATTGGTGCACGAATCAGCGGGATTTATATCAATTCAACGCCCAGCTTGCCAGTGGGTTTCTACAAAGTGGTTGATGAACCGATTTTAAGCGGCGCTTATGTTGCTTTCTGCCCACCACAGAATGTGGTTTTTGATATGGCCAAGGATCGATCCTACATCAACCGAGGGGATTGCCCTGGCGGTTATGGTTTGTTGCTCAAACGCGTCTTTGCACAATCCGGAGATGTGGTTTCCATCAATCAGGCTGGCATCTTTGTGAATAGTGAACATTTGCCCAACAGTGCTCAGCTCACAGCCGATGCTGATGGTCAACCCTTGCCACAATACCGGCTTCAAGCGGTACTGGATGATTCTGAATACCTACTGCTATCCGATTTAAACTCCCAATCCTTTGATGCGCGCTATTTCGGACTGATTGCGCGTGATCAGATTCAACAGGTTGTCCGTCCAGTTTTTACCTGGAGTCATTAA